From the Pseudomonas sp. VD-NE ins genome, the window TCAGCGCCGTGGTGTCTGCGATAAATGCAGTCCGACGCGTTGGCTGTTGCAGGCGTTGCGGCACATTATTTCTCCTGACAGTTATAGGCCAGTGCTTCATCGTGCTGTGACAGCCACAGCACCGCGAGGTGCAGAGATTCGCCACAGTTTCGCCGCCTGAAAATAATCTGAACCGCTGTCGGACCTGCTCGCCTAATGATTAGCTTGTGGTCAATCGCACAGGCGCTGTGTCAATCACGGCACACTCCGAGAGGTGGTCAACGTGGCTAAAGACGAAAAGAAAAGCAAAGACAAAGGTGACGCTTCGAAAGCCAGCAAGGATCTGAAAGACAAAAAGTCATCACCTGAGAAGAAATCAGCGGCAGCTTCGGCGCTTTCAAAGTCCTCCGACAAGGACAAGAAAGACAAGAAGAAAGATGCCGAGCCCAAGAAGTCTGCCAAGAAAGCCGACAGCAAGCCTGAGAAGGCCAAGGATACGAAGAAGGCTGACAAGCCGGCTAAAAAGAAAAAGTGATCGTGAAGACAATAAAAAACCCGGCATTCAAACCGGGTTTTTTATTGCCTGCTATTTGGAGATCAGAGCGCCGCTTTGACCTGCAAACCAAACACCAGCGCATTGTCGATGTCCTGCCCGGAAAACGCCCCCGGCTCGATGATGTACTGCACATTCGGGCGCAACGTCAGCCACGGCGTGGCCTGATAACCGTAGCCGAGTTCGATCAATTGCTCGGCGCTGTCCAGGTTCGGGAACGCCGTGCCGTTGTTCAATGCGGCGTCCTGCAGCACGTCACGGCTGCGCGGGTTCGGCACGGCGCGGCCATAACCCAATGCAACTGTGTCACGCGGACGACCTTCGAACGGTTTGTACAAAACCACGCCGGTGCCGTACCACTTGCTGAACGGTGACGCCGCTTCGCTGGCCGCCGAGTACTGACCGAACGCGTGCAAGCTGCGGCCTTCGGACGTCGACGAGTTCCAGACGGCCTGATCGATCAGCAGGTAATGACCGCCGCGACCGGACACTTCTTTGTCGCTGCCGATGCGTTTTACATCAGAGCTGTCGTAGTAGTAGCCGAGCTTGTATTCGCCGGGCAGGGTGCCCGCGTGTTTGTACACCAACTCGATGGGTACCACGGTGCCGGTGGTGTGTTTAGGGTCAAGGTGCCAGGCACGGCTGGAGTTGCCGTTGCTTTCCGGGTCGATGTTGAACGCGGCCACGCGCAGTTGCCACGAGGACGACAGGTCGTATTTCACCCGCACGCCGAGGCGCGCATTAGGGTAGTTGGTCCAGCCGCTGCCGCCGGACATGTTCAGCGGATGGCCGCAGAAACCGGCGTTCATGAAGTTGCACAGAATGCCGCTGTCGAGGCCGCCGAGGTCATTACCCATGGCCATGTAACCGAGTTTCACATTGAGCGCCGGAGTAAACAGGCTGCGCTCGTAACTCAGTTCGGTCAGGCGCGTGTACAGGCCACCGTAGTTTTCCTGGATCGGCAGACGGTTGCCGACAAGGTCTTCCGAGGCGCTGTTGCCGCGGCGGTCGTTGATGGTCAACTGGACTTTGCCGGCATTGTCGACGCCGTACAGTTTGCTCAGGTCGAACTGCACGCCGAGCTTGATGTTCTGCGAGTAACGCGCCGAGCGATGCAGGCCACCGTCGGCGTTGTATGCCATTTCACCGCTGTAGTCGCCGGTGAATTTGATGCCTTGTTCATCCATTTGGTGACGCAAGCCACCCCAGTCACCGGTAAGGGTGCTGCGGGTCAACAGATCGGAATCGTTGTCGGCCAGCGCGGGGAGGGTGGTGGTGCATGCGATGCCCAGCAACAGGCCTTTGAACAGGTCGGAACGGGAAAAACCAACAGCCGATAGCATGTAAATCTTCCTGCAGAAAACTTGAGCAATAGGGGGAAAGCAGCGCGGCACCCGAAGGTGCCGCGCTCGAAGCAAGCGTCCGCGTTTAACGTGGACGCCGTGGTTTACGGCAGGGCGTAAGCCATCACGTAGTCGCCACGATCGGTCGACTGACGCGCGCCACCGGCGGTGATGACGATGTATTGCTTGCCGGTTTTCGGCGAAACATAGGTCATCGGGCCGCCCTGGCTGCCGACTGGCAGGCGTGCTTTCCAGACTTCTTCACCGTTGCCGCTGTTGAACGCGCGCAGGTAGAAGTCCTGAGTGCCGGCGATGAAGATCAAACCACCTTGGGTCGACAGGGTGCCGCCGAGGGTTGGCAGACCGATCTTGATCGGCAGGTGCATGCGGATGCCCAGCGGACCGGTGTCTTCAACGGTGCCGACCGGAACCTGCCAAGCGATTTTCTGGGTCTTCATGTCGATCGCGGTCAGCGTGCCGAACGGTGGTGCCTGGCAAGGAATGCCGGCTACCGACAGGAAGCGGTTTTTGTTCACCGCGTAAGGCGTGCCTTTCAGCGGTACGGCGCCCATACCCGTGTTCAGCGCTTCGCCACCGCCAGCGGCCTGGCCTTTGTTTTGCGACGGAATCATCTGAATCCACAGACCCAGACGCATGTCGTTGACGAAGATAAAGCCGTGCACCGGGTCAGTGGAAATGCTGCCCCAGTTCATGCCGCCCAGCGAACCCGGGAAGCTCAGCGATTTGTCCATGCCCGGCGCGGTGTACAGGCCGTCGTAGCGCATGCCTTTGAAGTCGATGCGGCAGAGCAACTGATCGTACGGAGTGGCGCCCCACATGTCCGATTCGGTCAGGTGCTGAGCACCGATTTCTGGCATGCCCACCGATTTCGGCTGGGTAGGGGAGTACGGTTCGTTCGGGATGTTCGCCGCTTTGACCGGGACCTCTTTAACGTCGGTCAGCGGTTTGCCGGTGGCGCGGTCGAGCACGTAGATCTGCCCGGCCTTGGTGCCGATGACCAGCGCCGGAATGCTTTTGCCGTCCTTGGTGAAGTCGATCAGGCTCGGCTGCATCGGCAGGTCGAAGTCCCAGAGATCGTTGTGCACGGTCTGGAATACCCAACGCTCGTCACCGCTGGTGGCATCCAGCGCGAGAATCGAAGCACCGTAGGTGTGATCGAGTTTGCTGCGCTCGACACCATAGATGTCGGTCGACGAACTGCCCATCGGCAGGAACACGGTGTTGGTCGCCGGGTCATAGGACATCGGCGCCCAACTGTTCGGCGTGCTGCGCACATAAGTGCTGCCGTCGGCCGGTGCGTTTTTATCCTGCGGGTTGCCCGGGTCGAAGGCCCAACGCATGGCGCCGGTGATCACGTCGAAACCACGGATTACGCCACCGGGCATATCGGTTTGCACGTTGTCAGCTACGCGACCGCCAACCACGACGGTGGTGCCGGCCATCAACGGAGCGGAGGACAGCTGATAGTAGCTGTCTGGGACATTACCCAAACCAGCCTTCAGATCAACCTGGCCGTTGTTGCCGAAACCCTGGCAGAACTCGCCGGTGTCCGCATCGACTGCGATCAGACGGGCATCAATGGTGTTGGTCAGCAGACGACGCTGGCAGTTGGCGGCCGGAGCAGGCTTGGCTTCGATGATTTTCGAATTGGCCGGCTGAGCGATAGCGGCGGTGGCGTCGAAATAAGCCATGCCACGGCAACGCTGCCAGACTTTCGACTGGGCGTTGATCGCGTTCTTCCACAGCTCTTTACCGGTGTCGGCATCGAGGGCGATCAGGTTGTTGTGCGGGGTGCAGATGAACACCTTGTTGCCAACCTGCAGCGGGGTCAGCTGGTCTTCAGCACCGTTGCCATCGCTCTCGGCGATGTCACCGGTGTGGTAGGTCCACGCCACTTTCAGCTTGTCGACGTTGTTGCGGTTGATCTGGTCCAGCGCAGCGAAACGGCTGCCACCTTCGGTATTACCGTAGTGGGCCCAGTCCTTTTGCGCTTTGTCCGGCTCGACCGGGGTCAGGCCCGGGCCGGTGCCGGTTGCGGCAACGGTCGGGTGAGCAACGAACATGTTGCCAGCCGCCACAACCACGCCGACCGCCAGCACCGCAGCCACGGCGTAAGCGCCGCGACCCGCAACACTGCCGTTGGCACGCTTGAGCAGCGGATAGACCAGCGCCACGACCAGACCGATCACGCTGAACATGAACAGACGCGAGAACACCGGCCAGAACACCAGCCCGGCATCGCTCACCGCCCAGATCGCGGTGCCCACCAGGAACGCGGCGAACAGCCACGCACCGGCCAGCTTGAAGCGCGCGATCAGCAGACCGGAAACGGCCATGACCAAGCCACCCACCAGGAAGTACCACGAGCCTCCCAGGCTGACCAACTTCACGCCGCCCGCAGCCAGCGCCAAGCCGAGAAGGGCGATGACGACGCCCAGCCCGACCAGAATGAATTTTGATATGCCCGAGAGGCGTTGACTCTGCTTCACGTTGAGTGTCCCGTTGAAATGAGGCGCGCATTATATAATTAGGTAACTATCTAGTTAAATCACTAATTCAGTAATAAAGCGTTGTTGGTTCTTTGATAACGCGCCTGAGCCGGAACTGGCGCGTTCAGCGGGTTTGGCAACGCTTTTGAGTGACTGCAAAAGACGCTGTTTTGCCAGGGATAATGGGGGTTATGACAGCTCCGCCATCATCTGCACTCCGCCAGCCATCAATGCTCAGTCGACCCACACAACCGCAAAACGCGCATCAGCTGCCGCCAAACCAGTTGTAACCCTGGTCTTCCCAGTAACCCCCAGGGTAGGTATTAGTGACGAAAATCGATTGAATGTGTTTGGGGTTCTTGTAGCCAAGCTTGGTCGGCATGCGCAGCTTCATTGGAAAGCCATATTCACGCGGCAGGACGGCCCCGTCGTAGGTCAGCGTCAGCAGGGTTTGCGCATGCAGGGCCGTGGGCATGTCGATACTGGTGTAGTAATCGTCCGCACATTTGAACCCGACGTACCTGGCATCAGTGTCGGCACCGATGCGCGAGAGGAATTCACTGAAGCGCACACCGCCCCAGCGCCCGATGGCGCTCCAGCCTTCGACGCAAATGTGTCGGGTGATCTGATCGGTCTGGGCCATGGCACGCAATTGCTCAAGCGTCCAGCTGTGCTTGTCGGCGACCAGGCCGGAAACCTCCAGGCGGTAGCTGCCTGCATCGACGACCGGTGCTTCGTCAATGCCGTAAAAGGCATTGAAGGGAAACGGTCGCGTAATCATCGACTCCGGGTAGGTAGGGGCCATGGCGTTGGGATTGAACAGCCAGCCCTGAACCCTGTCATTGAAGCGCGACATCGACGACAGGGCCGTTTCAACGTCGTCGTTATCGGAAATGTTGCACCCCGACAGCATGGCCACGCCGCCAAGGGTCAAACCGCGCAGCAGGAAGGCGCGTCGTGAGCGATCTTCGACCTTGAGCGAGATGATTGCTCGAGCCTCCTGCAAAATGGCCGCCTTATCCAGCTCCGGTCCTGGCTCGCGCTTGTTCATACGTGTTCCTTATGGCCGGCGATCATGGCCAATAACGTCTTGGGGACCAGGGCGACCATAACCAGATGCACGGCGATGAAAGCCACCAACAAGGACATCGCAATGAAGTGCACATGCCGCGCGCTGTCGTAACCGCCCATCAGCTCGCGTAGAAGCGGAAACTGCACTGACTTCCACAGGACCAACCCGGACATCACCAGAACGACAAT encodes:
- a CDS encoding carbohydrate porin is translated as MLSAVGFSRSDLFKGLLLGIACTTTLPALADNDSDLLTRSTLTGDWGGLRHQMDEQGIKFTGDYSGEMAYNADGGLHRSARYSQNIKLGVQFDLSKLYGVDNAGKVQLTINDRRGNSASEDLVGNRLPIQENYGGLYTRLTELSYERSLFTPALNVKLGYMAMGNDLGGLDSGILCNFMNAGFCGHPLNMSGGSGWTNYPNARLGVRVKYDLSSSWQLRVAAFNIDPESNGNSSRAWHLDPKHTTGTVVPIELVYKHAGTLPGEYKLGYYYDSSDVKRIGSDKEVSGRGGHYLLIDQAVWNSSTSEGRSLHAFGQYSAASEAASPFSKWYGTGVVLYKPFEGRPRDTVALGYGRAVPNPRSRDVLQDAALNNGTAFPNLDSAEQLIELGYGYQATPWLTLRPNVQYIIEPGAFSGQDIDNALVFGLQVKAAL
- a CDS encoding glucose/quinate/shikimate family membrane-bound PQQ-dependent dehydrogenase, which gives rise to MKQSQRLSGISKFILVGLGVVIALLGLALAAGGVKLVSLGGSWYFLVGGLVMAVSGLLIARFKLAGAWLFAAFLVGTAIWAVSDAGLVFWPVFSRLFMFSVIGLVVALVYPLLKRANGSVAGRGAYAVAAVLAVGVVVAAGNMFVAHPTVAATGTGPGLTPVEPDKAQKDWAHYGNTEGGSRFAALDQINRNNVDKLKVAWTYHTGDIAESDGNGAEDQLTPLQVGNKVFICTPHNNLIALDADTGKELWKNAINAQSKVWQRCRGMAYFDATAAIAQPANSKIIEAKPAPAANCQRRLLTNTIDARLIAVDADTGEFCQGFGNNGQVDLKAGLGNVPDSYYQLSSAPLMAGTTVVVGGRVADNVQTDMPGGVIRGFDVITGAMRWAFDPGNPQDKNAPADGSTYVRSTPNSWAPMSYDPATNTVFLPMGSSSTDIYGVERSKLDHTYGASILALDATSGDERWVFQTVHNDLWDFDLPMQPSLIDFTKDGKSIPALVIGTKAGQIYVLDRATGKPLTDVKEVPVKAANIPNEPYSPTQPKSVGMPEIGAQHLTESDMWGATPYDQLLCRIDFKGMRYDGLYTAPGMDKSLSFPGSLGGMNWGSISTDPVHGFIFVNDMRLGLWIQMIPSQNKGQAAGGGEALNTGMGAVPLKGTPYAVNKNRFLSVAGIPCQAPPFGTLTAIDMKTQKIAWQVPVGTVEDTGPLGIRMHLPIKIGLPTLGGTLSTQGGLIFIAGTQDFYLRAFNSGNGEEVWKARLPVGSQGGPMTYVSPKTGKQYIVITAGGARQSTDRGDYVMAYALP
- a CDS encoding molybdopterin-dependent oxidoreductase — its product is MNKREPGPELDKAAILQEARAIISLKVEDRSRRAFLLRGLTLGGVAMLSGCNISDNDDVETALSSMSRFNDRVQGWLFNPNAMAPTYPESMITRPFPFNAFYGIDEAPVVDAGSYRLEVSGLVADKHSWTLEQLRAMAQTDQITRHICVEGWSAIGRWGGVRFSEFLSRIGADTDARYVGFKCADDYYTSIDMPTALHAQTLLTLTYDGAVLPREYGFPMKLRMPTKLGYKNPKHIQSIFVTNTYPGGYWEDQGYNWFGGS